TGTAATCTGCTTTTAGTAAAACATAGCCCGTTGCGGCTTTAAAACATTGTCGAGTTGCTTTATCTCTAGGAATATTCTGCAAATTTGGTTCTCGACAACTAAACCGACCTGATTTAGCTCCAATTTGAAACCAATTCGGATGAATGCGTCCGGTAACGGGATGAATATGCTGCGGTAAACCTTCAGCAAACGTGCTAATTCGCGTTGATAAACTACGATAATCCAGTAATGCTTGAATAACTGGATATTCATTTGCTAAAGGAATCAGTGTTTGAGTGTTAGTAGAAGTAACCGAAACTCCTTGGGCTTGCAAAGCAGCTAGAACTTGTTTGGGAGAGCGAAGATTGATAGAGTTGCTAAATTCAGGAAGTAAAGAAATTTGTTTATTCGGAGATGGAGCTTGTAATGACAAAAGCTCTTTAGCAAGCTCCGTTCGCTGTTGTTCTAGCTGTGATTTTAATAATTGCCATTGTGCTTTATCTAACAACATTCCATTCAGTTCTATTTGTGCAACTGCTGGTAAACAAGCAAATTCCAGTAAAGCTGTCTCCCACAACAAAGCTCGTTTTAGTTTACGTTTCAGGTAAATTCGTAAAGGCAATACAATTGCAGCATCTATAGCTGCATATTGTAGTTGAGCGGCTGTTAATTCACCTGACCAATCACTTGTTTGTAAGCTTTTGTCTAACTTAACATCTAGTAATTGGTCAGCGATCGCTTCTAGGGATAAACTACGCTTAAGTCCGGCTGTTAGCACTCGATAAGCAAGGTAGGTGTCAAAAAAATGGCGGCTTGGTTGTAAGCCAGCTTGTGTTAGCATCATCCACTCAAATTTGAGATTGTGTCCTACTTTGAGGGCATTTCCCCTTAAAAGTTGGCGTAATGGTGACAAATCTTCACTGTTAATTGCAGCTAAATCAACGATGACAACTGGATGGTTCGGAATAGCCAGTTGAACTAGACGAATTTTTGCTTGATGCGGGTCAGTTCCCCCTACAGTTTCACAATCAATACCGATAATTTTTGCTTGTAAAAATGCTTTAAGTGCTGTTTCTAATGCAGCAGCACTATTGATTAGTTGATAAGGGTAATTATAAGAGCTAATGCTTTTAATTGTAATGGCATGAGGTTTATTTTGAAGAAGCTTAGCCGACTGGTTGTGTTTCATCATTACTTGGGTTTCCGACCAAGAATAAAAAGAGCCAGGGCTATCTTTACTGGTACTGGGAGACGAATAACGTTGAAGAATTGATTTGGCAGTAAGTTTCATAACAGTGGTAAATACTAGCTTTTTTTAGCTACCGCGATCGCGGTAAGTGAAGAGAGGCAAATCAATTCAAAATTCATAATTATTCATTCAAAGTTAACTTTATTCTTAATTTTGAATTTTGAATTAAAAACTGGTAACTTAGTCATTACTTCTTTAGCTGAAATACGGGTGTACCGGGAAAATTAACTAATGACTAAAGTTACGCTTGCTAACAAACAATTATCAATTAACAGGTTAAACCAAGATGAGACAATTCAAACCCACAAATAAACAGATGCAAGACTGTATTGCCAAACTAGGTTCTATTTTAGAAACCTACGGACAAGATATATTTTGCGACGCTGTTCAAAACTTATTGGACAATCATCCTGATACTCAATCGTTGGGCAATTACAGTTACCAAGTTATTATGTTACCAACTGATTACAACATTGAAGCAGTTTTGAAGGCAGCAGAGTTAACCGTTAAATGAGTAAAAATATTGCCCTACCAGTAAATAATTTTATATGGTAGGGCAATATTTTTACTCATTTTATTTGGTATTAAGTGAGCGTTTAAATAATTATAATAAATTTAATTTATTCAGTAATCTCAATAAGATTGACCTTACCTGCTAACTACGATCTGCACCGAACGTTAGCTAAAAATAAAATAGCTGATTTGTTATAAAGTTCAATTAGGAGGGAAAAACATAAAAGTCGAAGTATATCACTACCATCAGCTTATTTTCACAGAAATCGATTATTTATTACTTACTAAAGTAGCAATTGTACGTTGCAAATCCAGACGGCAAGTAAAAGCTTTAATGGAAGCATTCTATGCTACTCAGAACCTCAATAATAATTCCGGGTTAACAATCCCAAGGTAGAGGTTATTACCCTATCTCGCTCTACCCGAATCGGAGACGTATTTGCTATCGGCGATCGATTTTGGTTATGCGATCGATCGGGCTGGAAATGCGAAGGAGATGGATGGTATCTTATCAATAAGCCATCACTAACGCCCACTAATCCCCAGCGATATGATGCAGTTCTGGGAAATCAGATGGCTTCTGCTACTACTTTGTCTCTGCTCGGGGCAAGTCTATGACCTTTAGTTACAATTTAAGGTAAACCAGAATGAAGCTAGGAGATATCGTTAGTCGCCTTGTCATTGATCCCCGTAAATTGACCGAATACGCGCTTAATCCTGACAACCCAATAGGCGGCGACAAAGCGGTAATGTTTCAGCTTCATTTAGGTTTTACCAGAGATAAT
This genomic interval from Leptolyngbyaceae cyanobacterium contains the following:
- a CDS encoding bifunctional 3'-5' exonuclease/DNA polymerase, with the translated sequence MKLTAKSILQRYSSPSTSKDSPGSFYSWSETQVMMKHNQSAKLLQNKPHAITIKSISSYNYPYQLINSAAALETALKAFLQAKIIGIDCETVGGTDPHQAKIRLVQLAIPNHPVVIVDLAAINSEDLSPLRQLLRGNALKVGHNLKFEWMMLTQAGLQPSRHFFDTYLAYRVLTAGLKRSLSLEAIADQLLDVKLDKSLQTSDWSGELTAAQLQYAAIDAAIVLPLRIYLKRKLKRALLWETALLEFACLPAVAQIELNGMLLDKAQWQLLKSQLEQQRTELAKELLSLQAPSPNKQISLLPEFSNSINLRSPKQVLAALQAQGVSVTSTNTQTLIPLANEYPVIQALLDYRSLSTRISTFAEGLPQHIHPVTGRIHPNWFQIGAKSGRFSCREPNLQNIPRDKATRQCFKAATGYVLLKADYSQIELRIMAKVSGDRLLIAAYSKGEDLHKLTASLVLGKPLSDINPEDRQLGKIINFGLIYGMGAKKFKNLAQTEHGRTLSLKEASQFRKRFFESYAGIAEFHKNVRQNWLKGMRESRTLGGRRRLWSKDSKPLLNEMLNNPIQGLSADITKLALAKLFAPLNRTGARLICVIHDEILLECPIAEVETVKALLKRSMVWAGNKFLTPIPCEVEIQMIDSWGG